In a genomic window of Persicobacter psychrovividus:
- a CDS encoding L-rhamnose mutarotase, with translation MGHFKRYCKTLQLADDPELIQKYKQVHAQGAAWPEVTEGMKAVGILDMEIYLLPDGRQLFMIMDTVADFDHEQAMKKLATLDRQQEWENYVSEFQVSEKDASAENKWQLMERIYEMDQEEAFQPLDGQLKSIDKLQSFSVK, from the coding sequence ATGGGACACTTTAAAAGATATTGCAAAACGCTGCAATTGGCTGATGATCCTGAGCTGATTCAAAAGTACAAACAGGTTCATGCTCAAGGGGCTGCCTGGCCAGAGGTTACCGAAGGAATGAAGGCTGTCGGTATTTTGGATATGGAAATTTATCTACTGCCTGATGGCCGGCAATTATTCATGATTATGGATACCGTGGCTGATTTTGACCATGAGCAAGCGATGAAAAAACTGGCGACATTAGACCGCCAACAGGAGTGGGAAAATTATGTATCTGAGTTCCAGGTATCAGAAAAGGATGCCTCTGCCGAAAATAAGTGGCAGCTGATGGAACGCATCTATGAAATGGATCAAGAAGAAGCATTCCAGCCCTTGGATGGGCAGCTCAAATCGATAGATAAATTACAGTCGTTCTCGGTTAAATAA
- the fucP gene encoding L-fucose:H+ symporter permease: MSQQIIDQPKPKSAASVASSPAKVVDKKFLVPFILITTLFALWGFANDITNPMVSAFQTVMEISTFKASLVQFAFYGGYFTMAIPAALFVRKYSYKTGVMIGLGLYATGALLFVPAAHYEVFAFFLVAYYILTFGLAFLETTANPFILSLGDQRTSTQRLNLAQAFNPLGSLTGMFVAQTFILSQLGSAEKNKQGQLIFSTLDEAQKQLIRTNDLAIIRNPYLLLGLVVIVMIICIGLYKFPKQNRAITQENLSASFKRLWHNLNYRYGVVAQIFYVGAQIMCWTFIIQYAENLGLTKAEGLQFNIIAMFLFLGSRFISTFLMRYVSGSKLLMYFAIGGVFSTLVAVFVGGFTGLYAIIATSAFMSLMFPTIYGMALEQVRDDRELGAAGLVMAIVGGALMPPMQGAIIDLKTIGVFPAVNISFLLPTICFVVISLYGAYSTKLNQKNGTL; this comes from the coding sequence ATGAGTCAGCAAATAATAGATCAACCGAAGCCAAAAAGTGCGGCTTCGGTTGCATCCTCACCCGCAAAAGTGGTAGATAAAAAGTTTCTTGTTCCTTTTATTTTAATCACAACCTTATTTGCGCTTTGGGGATTTGCCAATGATATTACCAATCCGATGGTCTCGGCTTTCCAGACCGTTATGGAAATCAGTACCTTTAAAGCTTCTTTGGTACAGTTTGCCTTTTATGGAGGTTATTTTACGATGGCTATTCCTGCGGCATTGTTCGTCAGGAAATACTCCTACAAAACAGGAGTGATGATTGGTTTAGGGCTTTATGCTACGGGCGCATTACTTTTTGTTCCGGCCGCACATTATGAAGTTTTTGCATTCTTTTTGGTGGCCTACTATATTCTTACTTTTGGTTTGGCCTTTTTGGAAACAACAGCCAATCCGTTTATTTTGTCATTAGGTGATCAAAGAACATCGACTCAGCGACTCAATTTGGCGCAGGCATTCAATCCGCTGGGCTCGCTTACGGGTATGTTTGTTGCACAGACGTTTATCCTTTCGCAACTGGGTTCAGCAGAGAAGAATAAGCAGGGGCAGTTGATATTTTCTACCCTCGATGAGGCTCAAAAACAACTGATCCGTACCAATGACTTAGCCATTATACGTAACCCGTATTTATTGCTTGGCTTGGTCGTAATTGTTATGATTATCTGTATTGGATTATACAAGTTTCCTAAACAAAATCGCGCCATTACGCAAGAAAATTTGTCAGCAAGTTTTAAGCGACTATGGCATAATTTGAACTATCGATATGGTGTTGTGGCTCAGATTTTTTATGTCGGAGCGCAAATCATGTGCTGGACATTTATCATTCAGTATGCGGAGAATTTAGGGCTGACCAAAGCAGAGGGCCTTCAGTTCAATATCATCGCTATGTTCTTGTTCTTGGGCAGTCGATTCATTTCTACTTTTTTGATGCGCTATGTTTCAGGATCCAAGTTGTTGATGTATTTCGCTATTGGAGGAGTCTTTTCTACCTTGGTGGCTGTTTTTGTCGGTGGATTTACAGGGCTGTATGCTATTATTGCTACCTCTGCTTTTATGTCATTGATGTTTCCAACCATTTATGGAATGGCATTGGAACAAGTTAGAGATGACCGAGAGTTGGGAGCCGCAGGTTTAGTGATGGCCATTGTGGGTGGCGCATTGATGCCTCCGATGCAAGGGGCGATTATCGATTTGAAAACCATCGGAGTGTTTCCAGCAGTTAATATTTCATTTTTACTACCAACGATCTGCTTTGTTGTAATTAGCCTTTATGGGGCATACTCCACCAAACTTAACCAAAAAAATGGGACACTTTAA
- a CDS encoding zinc-binding alcohol dehydrogenase family protein: MNTLILEEPGKFKFIDQPLSDELQAHEALVKVHSVGLCGTDYHAYNGKQPFFSYPRILGHELGLEVIKIGQDVDNVTVGDKCTVIPYLNATNDHAVRRGHTNCGENISVLGVHQDGGMQKMLKVPASYLHKSNKLTYDQLAIVEMLSIGCHAVNRARVSEQDTVCVIGSGPIGMGASIFARANGAKTVMMDLNESRLDFCVDQLGVDGKVVAAQEDTERQLRAHFDGDLPTVIIDATGNEKSMKGTLELVAAAGRIVFVGLFPGDFAFHDPYFHKKEITLLASRNSLPEDFDQIIKWIEEGRINIDPLITHTSNFEDAIDNFHLWLKPETGVIKGVLHVQ, encoded by the coding sequence ATGAATACGTTAATATTAGAAGAACCAGGAAAATTTAAATTTATTGATCAGCCGTTATCTGATGAGTTGCAAGCACATGAAGCTTTGGTGAAAGTGCATAGTGTGGGTTTGTGCGGAACAGACTACCATGCTTATAATGGCAAGCAGCCATTTTTCAGCTATCCCCGCATTTTAGGACATGAGTTGGGGCTTGAAGTGATCAAAATCGGTCAGGATGTGGACAATGTTACGGTAGGGGACAAATGTACGGTGATTCCATATTTGAATGCTACAAATGATCACGCTGTTCGCCGGGGGCATACCAATTGTGGAGAGAATATCTCTGTTTTGGGGGTTCATCAAGATGGGGGAATGCAAAAAATGCTAAAGGTTCCTGCTTCATATCTTCATAAATCAAACAAGCTGACTTACGATCAGCTGGCGATCGTTGAGATGTTGAGTATTGGCTGCCATGCTGTTAATAGGGCTCGGGTTTCTGAGCAGGATACCGTTTGTGTAATAGGGTCAGGGCCGATTGGAATGGGGGCCTCTATTTTTGCACGTGCCAACGGTGCCAAAACCGTTATGATGGATCTAAATGAAAGCAGACTTGATTTCTGTGTTGATCAATTAGGGGTTGATGGTAAGGTAGTGGCCGCACAAGAAGATACAGAGCGTCAGTTAAGAGCTCATTTTGATGGTGATTTGCCGACCGTAATTATCGATGCAACAGGGAATGAAAAGTCTATGAAAGGCACCTTGGAGCTGGTGGCTGCTGCAGGAAGAATTGTTTTTGTTGGGTTATTCCCAGGTGATTTTGCGTTTCATGATCCGTATTTTCATAAAAAAGAAATCACGCTTTTAGCCTCTCGAAATTCGTTGCCAGAAGATTTCGATCAGATTATCAAATGGATTGAAGAGGGCAGAATAAATATTGATCCATTGATTACACATACTTCAAACTTTGAGGATGCCATCGATAATTTCCATCTATGGCTAAAGCCTGAGACAGGAGTAATCAAAGGTGTTCTTCATGTCCAATAA
- a CDS encoding amidohydrolase family protein: protein MITIDSHHHLWVYDPAAHDWISDEMSCLRQDFTGKELEHELSKANIDYCVAVQASQTEEETIFLLDQAAKCDRILGVVGWVDLCAESVPERLAHFSENPSFVGVRHVLQDEQDDAFMLRPDFVNGIAQLEQFNLTYDLLIFPRHLENAFKLVKQFPNQKFVIDHLAKPAIKAGEIDEWKKGMAKLAQCPNVYCKLSGMVTEADWLYWVKTDFSPYIYHLLEIFGADRLMFGSDWPVCTLAASYRSVRDLLNEHLEGELMKRKIFGENAIRFYNLKPKQDSVQQSSINQFTKA, encoded by the coding sequence ATGATTACAATAGATTCGCATCATCATTTATGGGTTTATGACCCCGCAGCACACGATTGGATTTCGGATGAAATGAGCTGTCTGAGGCAGGATTTCACTGGAAAGGAATTGGAGCATGAATTATCCAAAGCCAATATCGATTATTGTGTCGCAGTACAGGCAAGCCAAACAGAAGAAGAGACTATTTTTTTATTGGATCAGGCAGCAAAATGTGACCGTATTTTAGGGGTTGTAGGTTGGGTGGATTTATGCGCTGAAAGTGTTCCAGAACGTTTGGCTCATTTTAGTGAAAACCCATCTTTTGTTGGTGTGCGGCATGTACTGCAAGACGAGCAGGACGATGCCTTCATGCTTCGGCCAGATTTTGTCAATGGCATTGCACAGTTGGAACAATTCAATTTGACTTATGACCTGTTAATTTTTCCTCGTCATTTGGAAAATGCATTCAAGCTGGTCAAACAATTTCCAAATCAAAAATTTGTTATTGATCACTTGGCTAAGCCAGCCATTAAAGCAGGGGAGATTGATGAATGGAAAAAGGGCATGGCCAAGTTAGCTCAGTGCCCAAATGTGTATTGCAAACTTTCGGGCATGGTTACAGAGGCTGACTGGTTGTATTGGGTAAAGACTGATTTTAGCCCATATATATATCATTTATTGGAAATCTTCGGTGCTGACCGACTGATGTTTGGCTCCGATTGGCCGGTTTGTACTTTGGCAGCATCTTACCGCTCGGTAAGGGATTTATTGAATGAACATTTGGAGGGAGAGCTGATGAAAAGAAAAATATTTGGAGAGAATGCGATCAGGTTCTACAACCTTAAACCGAAACAAGATTCGGTTCAGCAATCCTCTATTAATCAATTTACCAAAGCTTAA
- a CDS encoding sugar-binding domain-containing protein yields the protein MTNFFKQSIFFFLSFFLLSCSSTKNESSRVEEDFNFGWQFHLGDLSDAYTESFNTDGWESVRLPHDWSVQQEFSQEHTAGATGFLPGGVGWYRKHFTVPSSSKDKKLTIAFDGVYTNSEVWINGQHLGKRPYGYVPFNYDLTPYIKFGKDNVIAVKADRSAYIDCRWYPGSGIYRNVKLITTNALHIDQWGIKITTPEVKDDQALVAVASQLVNESSKPQSVRVRQAVVWQGKEVQESVQELSLDAGASKTVDQSLEVVQPELWSVDHPNLYELHTEVYVDEKLVDNKVNTFGIRTIRYDKDKGFFLNGKHTLIKGVCLHHDAGLVGAAVPDGVWRQRLLTLKEGGCNAIRTAHNPPSSRFLDLCDELGFLVQDEAFDEWSHPKDKKHNYNQQEVDKLTEGYSAHFEEWGKADLENMVRRDQNHPSIIMWSIGNEVEWTFPAYGASTGYWDKKYQKKYNYYFDEPPFSAEQIERNFKNNTSGVDECAQTAQNLAKWLKEIDTTRPVTANLVIPTVSNFSGYADALDIVGLSYRQSVYDYCHRNYPEMTFLGTENWTRYHEWKAVLDHEFIAGIFLWTGMDYMGESRSWPIRGTDSGLLDGAGFKKPSFYMFKALWSNEPSIYITTQTLEKSPYKWDKAKAQLIEREKDWAKHQKWGWQDVNNHWNYKAGEQIAVEVYTNQEAVELFCGGRSYGVQYLKDQQDHILKWKVPFEAGKIEARSVNKPQVKTALQTAKAVSKIELKVDKTELSADGYEVAQVVAQLVDADGVAVKDREQVIDFHVNGDVRALGVDNGDVRNVQGFNRTNLKTSQGRALMIVQSQMTKGKASISVSSDGLKSNTIDINIK from the coding sequence ACAGTCAATTTTTTTCTTTTTGAGCTTCTTTTTGTTGAGTTGCTCAAGTACCAAGAATGAATCGTCCCGAGTAGAGGAGGATTTCAACTTTGGATGGCAGTTTCACCTTGGAGATTTATCGGATGCCTACACGGAGAGTTTTAATACTGATGGATGGGAGTCTGTTCGCTTACCCCATGATTGGAGTGTCCAACAGGAATTCAGTCAAGAGCACACCGCTGGAGCCACTGGTTTTTTGCCCGGGGGGGTGGGCTGGTATCGTAAGCATTTTACAGTTCCATCATCCTCAAAAGATAAAAAATTAACGATTGCTTTTGATGGCGTATATACTAATTCAGAAGTGTGGATCAATGGCCAACATCTTGGCAAAAGACCCTATGGTTATGTTCCGTTTAACTATGATTTGACACCATATATTAAATTTGGTAAAGACAATGTGATTGCAGTGAAGGCTGACCGTTCTGCATATATTGATTGTCGTTGGTATCCAGGTTCAGGGATTTATAGAAATGTAAAACTGATCACCACCAATGCACTTCATATCGATCAATGGGGCATCAAAATTACTACTCCGGAAGTGAAGGACGATCAGGCCTTAGTGGCAGTAGCTTCACAATTAGTTAATGAATCTTCAAAGCCTCAATCTGTTCGTGTTCGACAGGCTGTAGTATGGCAGGGAAAAGAAGTACAGGAAAGTGTTCAGGAGTTAAGCTTGGATGCAGGAGCATCGAAAACAGTAGATCAATCCTTGGAAGTCGTTCAGCCTGAATTATGGAGTGTTGACCACCCAAACCTGTATGAATTGCATACTGAAGTTTATGTTGACGAAAAATTAGTGGACAATAAAGTCAATACATTCGGAATCAGAACAATTCGATATGATAAGGACAAAGGGTTCTTTCTTAATGGAAAGCACACCCTAATTAAGGGCGTTTGTTTGCATCATGACGCAGGCTTGGTGGGTGCTGCTGTTCCTGATGGTGTATGGCGCCAGCGATTGCTAACATTAAAAGAGGGAGGGTGTAATGCCATCCGAACAGCTCACAACCCACCATCGAGTCGTTTTCTTGACCTTTGTGATGAGTTAGGCTTTTTGGTGCAGGATGAAGCATTTGATGAGTGGAGCCACCCAAAAGATAAAAAGCATAACTATAACCAGCAAGAGGTAGATAAGCTCACCGAAGGTTATTCTGCTCACTTTGAAGAATGGGGCAAAGCGGATTTGGAAAATATGGTGCGCAGAGATCAAAATCACCCTTCTATCATTATGTGGAGTATTGGTAATGAGGTAGAGTGGACTTTCCCAGCATATGGCGCCTCAACGGGATATTGGGATAAAAAATATCAGAAAAAATACAATTACTATTTCGATGAGCCACCGTTTTCTGCTGAGCAGATTGAACGTAATTTCAAAAACAATACTTCAGGGGTTGACGAGTGTGCGCAAACCGCTCAAAACTTGGCCAAATGGTTAAAAGAGATTGATACTACCCGTCCCGTTACCGCCAACTTGGTGATTCCGACGGTTAGTAATTTCTCAGGCTATGCGGATGCTTTGGATATTGTTGGTTTAAGTTATCGCCAATCAGTATATGATTATTGCCACCGAAATTACCCTGAAATGACTTTCTTGGGAACGGAAAACTGGACGCGTTATCATGAGTGGAAAGCGGTGCTTGATCATGAATTTATTGCCGGGATTTTCTTGTGGACAGGAATGGATTATATGGGAGAGTCAAGGTCTTGGCCAATACGTGGAACGGATAGTGGGCTGTTGGATGGTGCAGGATTTAAGAAACCTTCTTTTTATATGTTCAAGGCTTTATGGTCTAATGAACCAAGCATTTACATCACTACGCAAACCTTAGAGAAGTCTCCTTATAAATGGGATAAAGCCAAAGCGCAGTTGATTGAAAGAGAGAAGGATTGGGCAAAGCATCAAAAATGGGGATGGCAGGATGTGAATAACCACTGGAATTATAAAGCTGGTGAACAGATTGCCGTTGAGGTGTACACGAATCAGGAAGCAGTCGAATTATTCTGCGGAGGACGTTCTTATGGGGTTCAGTATTTAAAAGATCAACAGGACCACATCTTAAAATGGAAAGTACCTTTTGAAGCCGGTAAAATTGAGGCAAGATCAGTGAATAAACCGCAAGTAAAAACGGCTTTACAGACCGCTAAAGCGGTCAGTAAAATCGAGCTAAAGGTTGATAAAACAGAACTGTCAGCAGATGGTTACGAAGTTGCCCAGGTTGTTGCACAATTGGTAGATGCTGACGGCGTAGCGGTTAAAGATCGTGAGCAAGTTATTGATTTTCATGTAAATGGTGATGTGAGAGCCTTGGGTGTTGATAACGGTGATGTGCGTAATGTTCAAGGCTTTAATCGTACCAACCTTAAGACGTCACAAGGAAGGGCATTAATGATTGTTCAGTCTCAAATGACTAAAGGTAAAGCAAGTATTTCTGTCAGCAGTGACGGTTTGAAAAGCAATACAATTGATATTAACATAAAATAA